The DNA window GCGGCGGGGTTCCCCCTGTAGGAGCCTGCTCCCGCAGGCGATGCGGCCCCGCAGGGCCGCTCGAACCCATTCCGGCCTTCGGCCGGATCGCCGGCAGGAGCCGGCTCCTACAACGGCGATGCGGCCCCGCAGGGCCGCTCAAGCCCCAGCCGGCCTTCGGCCGGATCGCCGGCGGGAGCCGGCTCCTACAAAGGCGATGCGGCCCGGCGGGCTACCGGAGTCTTCGGGGTGTGACGCTGCCGACCAGACCGGCGAGGCGGCGCAGTCGCTGCTGGGCCTGGGCCAGGGACTCCTGGTGGCCGTAGGCTGCGAGCGCGCGGCGGGCCTCTGGGCCGCCCGCTGGGGGCGCGGCCGGGAGAACGCCGGGGTTCCCGAGCCAGCGGTCCACCAGCTCTTCGCGGCGCCGCCGGTCCAAGCGACGGACCCGGTGCTCCAGGGCGGCCAGCACCGCCGCGCGCAGGGCGTCGCCGCTGAAGGGCTTGGCCAGGAAACGAAAGATGCCGCCGCGGGCCGTGGCCTCCTCGGCGATGCGCAGGTCCTTCTCGCCGGTGAACAGGATCCGTACCACGTCCGGGTGGGTGCGCCAAACCCGCTCCAGGAGCGTGGCGCCGTTCATGCCCGGCATGCAGTGATCGCTCAGGAGCACGGCCACGGGCTCCGCCGCGAGGGTTTCGATGGCCTCACCGGCCCCCGGCGCGGTCCGGACCCGGAGCCCGAGGGGCCGCAGGTGGCCCACGCACACGCCGGCGATCCCGGGGTCGTCGTCCACCACCAGGATCGCGGCCGACGGGGTCCCCACGGGCGGGAGAGACCCGTCCGGCAAAGGTGGGGGAGGATCGAGCGGGTTCATGTCGGAGCGGTCCCCCGGTTACGGCTGCGGCCCGAAGGTTCGCTCGGGCCCGATCGCATGATTGTCCGAAGCTCCCCATCGGCAGGAGGGAGGGGTTTCTTGAGCGGTTTGGAGGGTGTAGGACCCCCCGCCTTCGCGCCGGGAGCCGGGTCCCGCGGGCGACTGCGTGCGGTCTCGACCGACCTGCGGCGCGGTTTCCCTTGTAGGAGTTTGCTCCCGCAGGCGACTGCGTCGGGTCTGACCGGCCTTCGGCCGGATCGCCGGCGGGAGCCGGCTCCTACAGGGGGGCGGGGTCTGGCATGGGAGGACGGCCCGGAAACGTGACCCGGGGGGCTCAAGGTTTCGGCGCGGGGGCCGATGAGGGGGAGATCAGGGAGAACTCGCCGGAAAGAGGGGGACACCCATGCGCGCACTCGTCATCGACGATTCATCCACGATCCGCCAGATCATCCGCCAGACCCTGGAGAAGCGCCTGGGGTTCGAGGTGGTGGAGGCGGACAGCGTGGGCGAGGCCATGGACCGCATCGCTTGGGGGGGGCGGTACGACCTGGTGGTCACGGATCTCCTCATGCCCGGACTTCCGGGGTACTCCCTCATCCGCCGCATCCGGCAGGAGGAGACGGGGGGGGAAGTGCCGATCCTGGTGGTGTCGGTGGAGGCCCTGGACCGCAAGTGCCTCGAAGAGGCTGCCGAGGCGGGCGCGTCCGGCTTCCTGGCCAAGCCGTTCCGGATGGGCGAACTCGAGCGCGCCGTCCGGTCGGTGCTGGACGCCGGGGAGGCGCACCACCGAACTCAAGGGACTGGAACGCCGGTGGAGACCGCGCCGTCGAGGTGACCGCCCCTAGGCTCCGAGCACCTCGCGCACCTTGCGGGCCAGCGCGTCGCGGGTGAAGGGCTTCTGGAGGAAGGCCAGGCCGGGGTCCAGGACCCCGTGGCGGACAATTGCGTCGTCGGTGTAGCCGGAGACATAGAGCACCCGCAACCCCGGCCGCTCCTTCCGGAGGCGTTCGGCGACGTCGCGGCCGCTCATCCCGGGCAGGATCACGTCGGTGATGAGCAGGTCCAGACGGTCGAGCCCGCCCGCCAGGAGAAAGGCGTCGTCGGGGGTGCGGGCGTCGTGGACCGTGTAGCCCAGGGCCGCGAGGACCTGCCGCACCGTGGCCCGCACGGGGTCTTCGTCTTCCACGACGAGCACGGTCCCGGTACCGGAAACCGGTGTCTCCTCCGGCTTCGGGTCCGGGGCTGGGGCCCCGGCGTCCTCCGCCGCCCGGGGAAGGTAGACCTTGAAGGCGGTGCCCGTACCGGGCTCGCTGTAGACGGCGATGTGGCCGCCGCTCTGCTTGACGATGCCGTACACGGTGGCGAGCCCGAGACCCGTTCCCCTCCCTTGCTCCTTCGTGGTGAAGAAGGGCTCGAAGAGCCGGGCGACGACCTCCGGGGGCATGCCCTGGCCCGTGTCGCTTACCGCGAGCATCACGTAGGGACCGGGGGCAAGTTCGGGGTGGAGCCGGGCGTAGGCTTCGTCCAAGTCGGCGTTGGCCGTGGAGATCGTGAGCTTGCCACCCCGGGGCATGGCGTCGCGGGCGTTGAGCGCGAGATTGACCAGGATCTGTTCCACCTGCCCGGGGTCGGCCAGGGTCCTTCCCAGGTCGGGGTTCAAGAGCGCCTCTACCGCGATGTCCTCCCCGATGAGCCGGCGGATCATCGTTTGGATGCCGGCCACCACGGCGTTGAGGTCCAGGACCCGGGGCTGGAGCACCTGCCGGCGGCTGAAGGCCAGGAGCTGGCGGGTGAGGCTCGCGGCGCGCAAGGCGGCCTGGACCATCTCCCCGAGGTCGGCGCGGGCGGGATTCTCCGGCGCCAGCCGCGCCAGCGCGAGCTCCCCCCGCCCCAGGACGACCTGGAGCAGGTTATTGAAGTCGTGGGCGATTCCTCCGGCGAGAAGGCCCACCGCCTCCAGGCGCTGGGCCTGGGCGA is part of the Thermodesulfobacteriota bacterium genome and encodes:
- a CDS encoding response regulator, with protein sequence MRALVIDDSSTIRQIIRQTLEKRLGFEVVEADSVGEAMDRIAWGGRYDLVVTDLLMPGLPGYSLIRRIRQEETGGEVPILVVSVEALDRKCLEEAAEAGASGFLAKPFRMGELERAVRSVLDAGEAHHRTQGTGTPVETAPSR
- a CDS encoding response regulator, with the protein product MGTPSAAILVVDDDPGIAGVCVGHLRPLGLRVRTAPGAGEAIETLAAEPVAVLLSDHCMPGMNGATLLERVWRTHPDVVRILFTGEKDLRIAEEATARGGIFRFLAKPFSGDALRAAVLAALEHRVRRLDRRRREELVDRWLGNPGVLPAAPPAGGPEARRALAAYGHQESLAQAQQRLRRLAGLVGSVTPRRLR